In a single window of the Pseudogemmatithrix spongiicola genome:
- a CDS encoding heme oxygenase (biliverdin-producing), protein MIETALSTALRTETRELHVRAERSGAMAALLRGQLSLAGYGAMIAALHEIYAGLEEGLERNAAHPAIAALRHPGLARRAALESDLAVLRRLGMAPLAPIAEARDYADHLRGLAGTDPVLLVAHAWLRYLGDLNGGRVLAKVVRDRLGVPEGAMAFYRFPAIADPAAAAVAWRLSLDAIDADPALQSRLVEEARDGFRRHIALFEALAPAQDAADSSSEA, encoded by the coding sequence GTGATCGAGACCGCGCTCTCCACCGCGCTGCGCACCGAGACGCGCGAGCTGCACGTGCGGGCCGAGCGCAGCGGCGCGATGGCCGCGTTGCTGCGTGGCCAGCTCTCGCTGGCCGGCTACGGCGCGATGATCGCCGCCTTGCACGAGATCTACGCGGGGCTGGAGGAAGGCCTCGAACGCAATGCGGCGCATCCGGCCATTGCCGCCCTGCGGCACCCGGGGCTCGCGCGGCGCGCGGCGCTGGAGAGCGATCTCGCCGTCTTGCGGCGGTTGGGCATGGCGCCGCTCGCGCCAATCGCTGAAGCCCGGGACTACGCCGATCACCTGCGCGGGCTGGCGGGCACGGACCCGGTGCTGCTCGTCGCGCATGCGTGGTTGCGCTACCTCGGCGATCTCAACGGCGGCCGCGTGCTGGCAAAGGTCGTGCGCGATCGGCTCGGCGTGCCCGAGGGCGCGATGGCGTTCTATCGCTTTCCGGCGATCGCCGACCCCGCGGCCGCGGCCGTGGCCTGGCGCCTGTCACTGGATGCGATCGATGCGGATCCGGCGCTGCAGTCGCGGCTCGTCGAAGAGGCTCGCGACGGTTTCCGGCGGCACATCGCCTTGTTCGAGGCGTTAGCCCCCGCTCAGGACGCGGCCGACTCGTCTTCCGAGGCGTAG
- a CDS encoding GAF domain-containing protein, with translation MGASPAEPRFGEADLSNCERELIHLSGSIQPHGVLLVLSEPRFVVVQLSANVDQMLGMAPDVLLGSPIEALGFAAAEQVRALAAEPSLVAPQPLRLVLETPRGRLSCSAMLHRPPAGGLILELEEIVVAARRRTTPALTQRLTQTVTRLSAAHSIPALADLVVRDMRDLIGYDRVMVYRFDADGHGEIIAEEKRDGLESFLHRHYPATDIPQRARELYLRNKVRLLVDARYVPVPLVPRENPLIGDDIDLSMAGLRSISPMHTQYLQNMGVTGTVVASLIHEGKLWGLISCHHYSAKYLPYDLRAAVELVAEVVSTRISALEHFAEAQAEVLVRRLEHRLIEATSTDGDWRRALFDTPRQLLQPVGATGAALLFDGEVETTGEVPSTPDLRALFAFLDQQDAQPLFACSSIAKLAPSLAAITPVAAGVLAVRLGGGPGEYLVWFRREQVQDVTWGGDPKKAVVFNAKMELSPRRSFAAWHELVRETSIPWTPRETAIARAIGQSLGDIVLQIRAVRVLIAEAQLDRMRRAVVGAAEPIVIADESGRVLLANDALAHLMGGPFRALETVQDFAQQFEQPQRVHELIERLRSDRRPWRGELRLARGDRSGTPVAMRADPIPQLHGGLFGFIFVINDLTAREAADHARERLQRAIYAAQRPTTVSELEAMQGPLAPDVQALVSAVWANAGVAVSEIADSADLVAIAPLLREVEAATRQAARLSTLLGRYASEDESAAS, from the coding sequence ATGGGCGCATCGCCAGCGGAACCCCGATTCGGGGAAGCCGACCTCAGCAATTGTGAACGCGAGCTGATTCACCTCAGTGGCTCGATCCAGCCGCACGGGGTGCTCCTCGTGCTGTCGGAGCCGCGGTTCGTGGTCGTTCAGCTGAGCGCGAACGTCGACCAGATGCTTGGGATGGCGCCCGATGTCCTGCTCGGGTCGCCGATCGAGGCGCTGGGCTTCGCGGCAGCCGAGCAGGTGCGCGCGCTCGCGGCGGAACCGTCGCTGGTCGCTCCGCAGCCGTTGCGCCTCGTGCTCGAGACGCCACGTGGTCGCCTGAGCTGCAGCGCGATGCTGCATCGCCCCCCGGCCGGCGGCCTCATCCTCGAGCTCGAGGAGATCGTTGTCGCGGCCCGCCGCCGCACGACCCCCGCCCTCACGCAGCGCCTCACGCAGACCGTCACGCGCCTCTCGGCCGCGCATTCGATCCCCGCGCTCGCCGACCTCGTCGTCCGCGACATGCGCGACCTCATCGGCTATGACCGCGTGATGGTGTATCGCTTCGATGCCGACGGCCACGGCGAGATCATCGCCGAGGAGAAGCGCGACGGGCTCGAGTCGTTCCTGCACCGGCACTACCCGGCGACCGACATTCCGCAGCGTGCACGCGAGCTGTACCTGCGCAACAAGGTGCGCCTGCTCGTCGACGCGCGGTACGTCCCGGTGCCGCTCGTGCCGCGCGAGAATCCGCTCATCGGCGACGACATCGACCTGTCGATGGCCGGGCTGCGCAGCATCTCGCCGATGCACACGCAGTACCTGCAGAACATGGGCGTGACGGGCACGGTGGTCGCATCGCTGATCCACGAGGGCAAGCTGTGGGGCCTGATCTCCTGCCACCACTACTCGGCGAAGTACCTGCCGTATGATCTGCGCGCCGCCGTGGAGCTCGTGGCGGAAGTCGTGTCCACGCGCATTTCGGCGCTGGAGCATTTCGCGGAGGCGCAGGCGGAGGTCCTGGTCCGGCGGCTCGAGCATCGGCTCATCGAGGCGACCTCCACCGACGGTGATTGGCGCCGCGCGCTGTTCGATACGCCGCGGCAGCTGCTGCAGCCCGTGGGCGCCACGGGAGCGGCATTGCTCTTCGACGGCGAAGTCGAGACGACGGGTGAAGTGCCGTCGACGCCGGACCTCCGCGCCCTGTTCGCGTTCCTCGACCAGCAGGACGCGCAGCCGCTGTTCGCCTGCTCGAGCATCGCGAAGCTCGCGCCGTCGCTCGCCGCCATCACCCCGGTCGCGGCCGGCGTCCTCGCCGTGCGACTTGGCGGCGGGCCGGGTGAGTATCTCGTCTGGTTCCGCCGCGAGCAGGTGCAGGACGTCACCTGGGGCGGCGATCCCAAGAAGGCCGTGGTGTTCAACGCGAAGATGGAACTCTCGCCGCGTCGGTCCTTCGCGGCCTGGCACGAACTCGTGCGCGAGACGTCCATCCCGTGGACGCCGCGCGAGACGGCGATCGCGCGGGCCATCGGCCAGTCGCTGGGCGACATCGTCCTGCAGATCCGCGCGGTGCGCGTGCTGATCGCCGAGGCGCAGCTCGACCGCATGCGCCGCGCGGTCGTGGGCGCCGCCGAGCCGATCGTCATCGCGGACGAATCGGGCCGCGTCCTGCTCGCGAACGACGCGTTGGCGCACCTGATGGGCGGTCCGTTCCGCGCCCTGGAGACGGTGCAGGATTTCGCGCAGCAGTTCGAGCAGCCGCAGCGCGTGCACGAGCTCATCGAGCGCCTGCGCAGCGACCGGCGGCCGTGGCGCGGCGAACTCCGGCTGGCGCGCGGCGACCGCAGCGGCACGCCCGTGGCGATGCGCGCCGATCCGATCCCGCAGCTCCACGGCGGCCTCTTCGGGTTCATCTTCGTCATCAACGACCTCACGGCCCGCGAAGCCGCGGACCATGCGCGCGAGCGCCTGCAGCGCGCCATCTATGCCGCGCAGCGTCCGACGACGGTGAGTGAACTCGAGGCGATGCAGGGCCCGTTGGCACCCGACGTCCAGGCGCTCGTCTCGGCGGTGTGGGCCAACGCCGGCGTGGCGGTCAGCGAGATCGCGGACAGCGCGGACTTGGTGGCGATCGCGCCGCTGCTGCGCGAGGTCGAGGCGGCGACGCGCCAGGCGGCCAGGCTCTCGACCCTGCTGGGGCGCTACGCCTCGGAAGACGAGTCGGCCGCGTCCTGA
- the hemF gene encoding oxygen-dependent coproporphyrinogen oxidase, producing MTAAPARIGAASREAMAQWTSGLHDAVTAMFERLDGARFEEASWQRKGGGGGQARLLAEGKVFEKAGVNRALVEGILPPDAAARLGGNIPAGTTPHFFATGVSVVAHPRSPMVPTVHLNVRYFELSDADGNRHDAWYGGGTDLTPMHPFPEDAVHFHRVLKSACDKFNPAIFPAYKRWCDEYFRNTHRENEARGVGGIFFDHVRPDDAPFGFDAASLHRFVDSIGRVLEEAYAPLVERRRDLSYTERDKRLQLFRRSRYVEFNLLHDRGTLFGLQTGARTESVLMSMPPVAAWPAPVEPEPGSIEAQLAEMLVPRDWAAGS from the coding sequence ATGACCGCGGCGCCGGCACGCATCGGCGCCGCGAGTCGGGAAGCGATGGCGCAGTGGACCTCCGGCTTGCACGACGCCGTGACCGCGATGTTCGAGCGGCTCGACGGCGCGCGCTTCGAAGAGGCCTCGTGGCAGCGCAAGGGCGGCGGTGGCGGGCAAGCGCGCCTGCTCGCCGAGGGCAAGGTGTTCGAGAAGGCGGGCGTGAACCGCGCGCTGGTCGAGGGCATCCTGCCGCCTGACGCGGCGGCGCGGCTCGGCGGCAACATCCCGGCCGGCACGACGCCGCACTTCTTTGCGACGGGCGTCAGTGTCGTCGCGCACCCGCGCTCGCCGATGGTGCCCACCGTGCACCTCAACGTGCGCTACTTCGAGCTGTCGGATGCCGACGGCAATCGCCACGATGCGTGGTACGGCGGCGGCACGGACCTCACGCCGATGCACCCGTTCCCCGAGGACGCGGTGCATTTCCATCGCGTGCTCAAGTCCGCCTGCGACAAGTTCAATCCGGCGATCTTCCCCGCGTACAAGCGCTGGTGCGACGAGTACTTCCGCAACACGCACCGCGAGAACGAGGCGCGCGGCGTCGGCGGGATCTTCTTCGACCACGTGCGCCCCGACGATGCGCCGTTCGGCTTCGATGCCGCATCGCTGCATCGCTTTGTGGACTCCATCGGCCGCGTGCTCGAGGAGGCCTATGCGCCGCTCGTCGAGCGCCGTCGCGACCTGTCGTATACCGAGCGCGACAAGCGCCTGCAGCTCTTCCGCCGCTCGCGCTACGTGGAGTTCAACCTGCTGCATGACCGCGGCACCTTGTTCGGACTGCAGACGGGCGCGCGAACGGAAAGCGTGCTGATGTCGATGCCGCCCGTGGCGGCATGGCCGGCGCCGGTGGAGCCCGAGCCGGGCAGCATCGAGGCGCAGCTCGCGGAGATGCTGGTCCCTCGCGACTGGGCGGCTGGGAGCTGA
- the hemE gene encoding uroporphyrinogen decarboxylase, whose translation MNDRFLRALKREPVDRPPVWMMRQAGRYLPEYRAVRKKADFLTMCHTPELATEVTLQPVDILGVDAAIIFSDILVVPHAMGMDLTVDEGIGPQFSDPVRTMAELKRLRDVEPEDGLKYHLDALRMTRRALNGRVPLIGFAGAPWTLFAYMTEGKGTKSFSIAKKALFADPAFSHALLGKLADNVGRFLVAQAAAGAQALQVFDSWAGSLGPREYREFALPYMARTIKIAKTAGVPVIAFAPGAGWALGEIAEATGCDTLGVDWHTDASWARGVADATGRGIQGNLDPTTLYAAPATIKERTEAMLSAIDGPGYIANLGHGILPDIPVDHARMFIDTVQAWDSRAAHQRAMSAEAAR comes from the coding sequence GTGAACGATCGTTTTCTCCGCGCCCTCAAGCGCGAGCCCGTCGACCGCCCGCCGGTCTGGATGATGCGTCAGGCCGGGCGCTACCTTCCGGAGTACCGGGCGGTGCGCAAGAAGGCCGACTTCCTCACCATGTGCCATACGCCGGAGCTCGCGACGGAAGTCACGTTGCAGCCCGTGGACATCCTCGGCGTGGACGCGGCGATCATCTTCTCCGACATCCTGGTCGTGCCGCACGCGATGGGCATGGACCTCACGGTCGACGAAGGCATCGGGCCGCAGTTCTCCGATCCCGTGCGCACGATGGCCGAACTCAAGCGCCTGCGCGACGTCGAGCCGGAAGATGGCCTCAAGTACCATCTCGATGCGCTGCGCATGACGCGCCGCGCGCTCAATGGCCGCGTGCCGCTCATCGGCTTCGCCGGTGCGCCCTGGACGCTCTTCGCCTACATGACCGAGGGTAAGGGCACGAAGAGCTTCTCGATCGCCAAGAAGGCGCTGTTCGCCGATCCCGCGTTCTCGCATGCGCTGCTGGGCAAGTTGGCCGACAATGTCGGGCGCTTCTTGGTCGCGCAGGCCGCCGCCGGTGCACAGGCCCTGCAGGTCTTTGATTCGTGGGCCGGCTCGCTCGGTCCGCGCGAGTATCGCGAGTTCGCGCTGCCGTACATGGCCCGCACCATCAAGATCGCGAAGACCGCCGGGGTGCCGGTGATTGCCTTCGCACCGGGCGCGGGCTGGGCGTTGGGTGAGATCGCCGAGGCGACGGGCTGCGACACGCTGGGCGTGGATTGGCACACGGATGCCTCGTGGGCGCGCGGCGTCGCCGATGCCACGGGTCGCGGCATCCAGGGCAATCTCGATCCGACGACGCTCTACGCCGCGCCGGCGACCATCAAGGAACGCACCGAGGCCATGCTCTCGGCGATCGACGGGCCCGGCTACATCGCCAACCTCGGCCACGGCATCCTGCCGGACATCCCCGTCGATCACGCGCGCATGTTCATCGACACCGTGCAGGCCTGGGATTCGCGTGCCGCGCACCAGCGCGCGATGTCGGCGGAGGCCGCGCGATGA
- the hemG gene encoding protoporphyrinogen oxidase, translating into MRVAVIGAGITGLSAAIELRDRGAQVTVLEASDRVGGVITTIRRDGWLVEAGPTSLTATAALESLIDRTSLGAARIATQPAAKRRFIVRGGQLVALPDGPGSLASTDAISAGAKFALLREPFVTPRRDDGEESLAALVRRRLNGEILDYLVNPLIAGIYAGDPDRLSVKYAMPMLHDGERKHGSLIVGAMKEMKGKRGVVRQKGITSFTTGLGSLPDAIASTLGAAVKTAARVTRVERVGSTWQVTAAGMPTIPVDAVLCATPAYALDSLGLPGEVSAALGNITRLPHPPVATLALGFRREDVEHPLDGFGVLMPAVERRTVLGALFSSSVFAGRAPDGHVLITCFLGGMRSPADGRADVAEVLPRVLADLRPLLGIRRDPVFTNHQRWDRAIPQYELGHGGVLTAAANIEAALPGLYFSGQWRHGVSLGDCLAQGQQAAARIMAER; encoded by the coding sequence ATGCGCGTCGCGGTGATCGGTGCCGGCATCACCGGCCTGTCCGCCGCCATCGAGCTGCGTGACCGTGGGGCGCAGGTGACGGTGCTGGAAGCGTCCGACCGCGTGGGCGGCGTCATCACCACGATCCGGCGCGACGGATGGCTGGTCGAGGCCGGCCCTACCTCACTCACGGCCACGGCCGCGCTCGAGTCCTTGATCGACCGCACGTCGCTGGGTGCCGCGCGCATCGCCACGCAGCCGGCGGCCAAGCGGCGCTTCATCGTGCGCGGCGGCCAGCTCGTGGCGCTGCCCGACGGACCGGGGTCGCTCGCGTCCACGGATGCCATCTCCGCCGGTGCCAAGTTCGCGCTGCTGCGCGAGCCCTTCGTGACGCCGCGGCGCGACGACGGCGAAGAGTCGCTCGCCGCGCTGGTGCGACGCCGCCTGAATGGCGAGATCCTCGATTATCTCGTGAATCCGCTCATCGCCGGCATCTACGCGGGCGATCCCGATCGGCTCTCGGTGAAGTACGCGATGCCGATGTTGCACGACGGCGAGCGCAAGCATGGGTCGCTGATCGTCGGCGCGATGAAGGAAATGAAGGGCAAGCGCGGCGTCGTGCGGCAGAAAGGCATCACCTCGTTCACCACGGGGCTCGGCAGCCTGCCGGACGCCATTGCCTCGACGCTCGGCGCGGCGGTGAAGACCGCGGCGCGCGTCACGCGCGTCGAGCGCGTGGGGTCGACGTGGCAGGTCACCGCGGCGGGCATGCCGACGATTCCCGTGGATGCGGTGCTCTGCGCCACGCCGGCCTATGCCCTCGACAGCCTTGGCTTGCCGGGCGAAGTGAGCGCGGCGCTGGGCAACATCACGCGATTGCCGCATCCGCCGGTCGCGACGCTTGCGTTGGGCTTCCGCCGCGAGGACGTCGAGCATCCGCTCGACGGCTTCGGCGTGCTCATGCCAGCGGTCGAGCGTCGTACCGTGCTCGGTGCGCTGTTCTCGTCGAGCGTGTTCGCGGGACGCGCACCGGACGGGCATGTGCTGATCACCTGCTTCCTCGGCGGCATGCGCAGCCCGGCCGACGGCCGCGCCGACGTCGCCGAAGTGCTGCCGCGCGTGCTCGCCGACCTGCGTCCGCTGCTCGGCATCCGGCGCGATCCGGTGTTCACCAACCACCAGCGCTGGGACCGCGCGATTCCGCAGTACGAACTCGGCCACGGCGGCGTGCTCACCGCGGCGGCGAACATCGAGGCGGCGCTGCCCGGCCTGTACTTCAGCGGGCAGTGGCGGCACGGCGTCTCGCTCGGGGATTGCCTGGCGCAGGGCCAGCAAGCCGCGGCGCGCATCATGGCGGAGCGGTGA